One Methanobacterium alcaliphilum genomic window carries:
- a CDS encoding METTL5 family protein: protein MKQHKPIKKKKHLEIHLQSIPGHLEPKVELEQYSTPSVIAADILWTAYSLGDIEDKNVLDLACGTGIFAIGAKILGAREVWGIDIDEHALQTAKSIALEKGLTSRINFMALDLRKDDLDKIINLEFAEIDTIIQNPPFGSQSRSLKGSDRIFMEKSLQISPVVYSFHMAETEDFVEKYFLKFGGKITHKFFYQFPLPKIYHFHKKESKDIEVIVVRVERINNLI from the coding sequence ATAAACCAATAAAAAAGAAGAAACATTTGGAGATTCACCTGCAGTCCATTCCAGGACATTTAGAACCTAAAGTAGAATTGGAACAGTATTCCACCCCATCTGTAATAGCTGCTGATATTTTATGGACCGCCTACTCTCTGGGAGATATTGAAGATAAAAATGTGCTGGATTTAGCATGTGGTACAGGCATATTTGCTATTGGTGCTAAAATTTTAGGTGCGAGAGAAGTATGGGGCATAGATATTGATGAGCACGCTCTTCAAACTGCAAAAAGTATTGCTTTAGAAAAAGGTTTAACTTCAAGGATAAATTTTATGGCCTTAGATCTTAGAAAAGATGATTTGGATAAAATTATTAATTTAGAATTTGCAGAAATAGACACCATTATTCAAAATCCTCCATTTGGGTCACAATCACGTTCTTTAAAGGGATCAGATCGAATATTTATGGAAAAATCTTTGCAAATTTCTCCGGTTGTATATTCATTTCATATGGCAGAAACTGAAGATTTTGTAGAAAAATATTTTTTAAAATTTGGCGGAAAAATAACTCATAAGTTTTTTTATCAATTTCCACTACCTAAAATTTACCATTTTCATAAAAAAGAATCTAAAGACATAGAAGTCATCGTGGTTAGAGTAGAAAGGATTAATAATTTAATTTAA
- a CDS encoding putative RNA uridine N3 methyltransferase, producing the protein MLKKHLSIFIPDSLTAETKDLKLKTNKVGVIGRSAAIFNVDRIVVYHDDANQKEADFISDILTYMNTPQYLRKKVFPIRKEFKHVGLLPPLRTPHHPTGKPSEGDYRQGLTLKRTKKGTFVDIGADKPAFCKEKLTVNIILSFRVTKLGKEIIVEPDEPVDEYWGYETLSTYKNLHQSIKSVKPDVVVATSRCAAPITSILDEVESKVKDAKRIAILFGGPYSGLPNNIKSQKLVDLEVNTIPHQGAKTVRTEEAVLATLSIFNLLLNLE; encoded by the coding sequence ATGCTAAAGAAGCATTTATCAATCTTCATCCCGGACTCACTAACCGCGGAAACTAAGGATTTAAAACTGAAAACCAATAAGGTTGGAGTGATAGGAAGATCCGCGGCTATATTTAATGTTGACCGGATTGTTGTGTATCATGACGATGCAAATCAGAAAGAGGCAGATTTTATTAGTGATATTCTCACTTATATGAATACACCTCAATACCTTCGAAAGAAGGTCTTTCCTATAAGGAAGGAGTTTAAACACGTGGGACTTCTCCCACCGCTTAGGACTCCACATCACCCCACAGGGAAGCCCAGTGAAGGCGATTATAGACAAGGATTAACACTGAAAAGAACCAAAAAGGGGACTTTCGTTGATATAGGAGCGGATAAACCCGCTTTTTGCAAGGAAAAACTAACAGTTAACATCATACTAAGCTTTCGAGTAACCAAACTGGGTAAAGAGATAATTGTTGAACCCGATGAACCAGTAGATGAATACTGGGGATATGAGACATTATCTACTTATAAAAATCTTCACCAAAGTATTAAGTCAGTAAAACCGGATGTTGTGGTTGCAACTTCCCGTTGTGCTGCACCAATAACTTCTATTTTAGATGAAGTAGAATCTAAGGTAAAAGATGCCAAACGCATTGCTATTTTGTTTGGTGGTCCTTATTCTGGCTTGCCTAATAATATTAAAAGCCAAAAACTGGTTGATCTTGAAGTGAATACTATACCCCATCAAGGTGCCAAAACTGTAAGGACCGAAGAAGCGGTTTTAGCGACTTTGTCAATATTTAACTTGCTCTTAAATTTAGAATAA
- the rpl3p gene encoding 50S ribosomal protein L3 — protein sequence MARHHQPRKGSVAFSPRKRAAKETPRIKSWPVAEEPKLLGLAGYKVGMTHVMMVDNAKNSPTEGMEVATPVTILEVPPIFVMGIRAYEKTSRGLKAMGDILSETLNEELKRKISLPKEYNKESALKKIQDNLEYVAEIRVLINTNPKVTSVPKKKPEIFECGVGGKTAEEQLNFALELLGQEISAKDIFSDGEFVDSIAVTKGKGFQGPVKRWGIRIQYGKAARSSKARHVGSIGPWTPSRTMWTVPQAGQMGYHKRTEYNKKILKIGESSEVDAVNPAGGFVKYGLVKNDYIIIKGSIPGPSKRLVILRKAIRAHGKNNDAPQINYISTASKQGV from the coding sequence ATGGCTAGACATCATCAACCAAGAAAAGGATCAGTTGCATTTAGTCCTAGAAAGAGAGCCGCCAAAGAGACACCAAGAATCAAGTCCTGGCCAGTGGCTGAAGAGCCGAAATTACTGGGTCTTGCTGGATATAAAGTGGGTATGACTCATGTTATGATGGTAGACAACGCTAAAAATTCTCCAACCGAGGGAATGGAAGTTGCTACTCCAGTTACTATTCTTGAAGTTCCTCCCATTTTTGTAATGGGGATCAGGGCTTATGAAAAAACTTCTCGCGGACTAAAAGCTATGGGGGATATTCTCTCAGAAACTTTAAATGAAGAATTGAAAAGGAAGATTTCACTTCCTAAAGAATACAATAAAGAATCTGCCCTTAAAAAAATCCAGGATAATTTGGAATATGTGGCAGAAATACGAGTTTTGATTAACACTAATCCCAAAGTAACCAGTGTGCCTAAGAAGAAACCAGAAATATTTGAATGTGGTGTCGGAGGCAAAACTGCAGAAGAACAATTAAATTTTGCTTTAGAATTATTGGGACAAGAAATTAGTGCCAAAGATATTTTTTCTGATGGGGAATTTGTGGATTCCATTGCAGTAACTAAAGGTAAAGGTTTCCAGGGCCCAGTTAAAAGATGGGGGATCAGGATTCAATACGGTAAAGCTGCTCGAAGTAGTAAAGCTAGACACGTTGGTTCTATTGGTCCATGGACCCCTTCAAGGACCATGTGGACTGTTCCTCAAGCTGGTCAAATGGGATACCACAAAAGAACTGAATATAACAAAAAAATCTTAAAAATTGGTGAGTCATCTGAAGTCGATGCTGTAAACCCTGCTGGAGGGTTTGTAAAGTATGGTTTAGTTAAAAATGACTACATCATCATTAAAGGATCAATACCAGGTCCTTCTAAGAGGCTAGTAATATTAAGAAAAGCTATAAGAGCCCATGGAAAAAATAACGACGCACCGCAGATCAACTATATTAGTACTGCATCTAAACAGGGTGTCTAA
- the rpl4p gene encoding 50S ribosomal protein L4 has protein sequence MKKIKVYSLEGEVTEEIELPEIFQEEFRPDLIKRAVISSQTARVQPWGSDPMAGKRTSAESYGAGRGVAMVPRIKGSGSKAAFVPQAIGGRKAHPPRPQKNYHEKINRKERRFAIRSALAATSNLEIVENRGHKLENIPQIPLVVDDELCKVKTTKETREIFKKLGIMDDVVRAKEGKKIRSGKGKMRGRKYKSPKGPLIVVGEDKGISLGARNHAGVDIVSVENLNTELLAPGTHPGRLTVFTKSAIEKLGELFQ, from the coding sequence ATGAAAAAAATTAAGGTTTATTCATTGGAAGGCGAAGTCACAGAAGAGATTGAATTGCCTGAAATATTCCAGGAAGAATTCAGACCTGACCTTATCAAAAGAGCTGTAATCTCATCACAAACCGCCAGAGTACAACCATGGGGTTCCGATCCAATGGCCGGCAAACGAACCAGTGCTGAATCATATGGTGCTGGTCGTGGTGTGGCAATGGTACCTCGTATAAAGGGCTCTGGTTCTAAAGCAGCATTTGTACCTCAGGCAATTGGTGGTAGGAAAGCACATCCTCCACGACCTCAAAAGAATTATCATGAAAAAATAAATAGAAAGGAAAGGAGATTCGCTATTAGATCTGCTTTAGCAGCCACTTCCAATTTGGAAATTGTGGAAAATAGAGGACATAAATTAGAGAACATACCTCAAATTCCTTTAGTTGTGGATGATGAACTCTGCAAGGTCAAAACTACCAAAGAAACCCGTGAAATCTTTAAAAAGCTGGGTATTATGGATGATGTTGTAAGGGCTAAAGAAGGTAAAAAAATCCGATCTGGAAAAGGAAAGATGAGAGGTCGAAAATATAAATCTCCAAAAGGACCTCTAATAGTTGTAGGTGAAGACAAAGGTATTAGTTTAGGAGCTAGAAACCACGCTGGTGTGGACATAGTTTCTGTAGAAAATTTAAATACTGAGCTTTTAGCGCCTGGAACTCACCCTGGAAGACTAACAGTTTTCACTAAGTCTGCCATTGAAAAATTGGGGGAACTCTTCCAGTAG
- a CDS encoding 50S ribosomal protein L23 gives MDPYAVIVKPHVTEKSMNLIDKNNELTFVVLRTSDKSTIKRAFEELFAVKVEKVNTQINSKGVKLAYIKLSSEHKAEDIAVKMGVF, from the coding sequence ATGGATCCTTACGCAGTTATTGTAAAACCTCATGTTACAGAAAAAAGCATGAACTTAATTGATAAAAATAATGAATTAACATTTGTAGTCTTAAGAACTAGTGATAAATCCACTATAAAAAGGGCTTTTGAAGAACTCTTTGCAGTTAAAGTGGAGAAAGTTAATACTCAAATAAACTCTAAAGGTGTAAAACTAGCTTATATTAAGTTATCTTCAGAACACAAAGCTGAAGACATCGCCGTAAAAATGGGAGTATTTTAA
- a CDS encoding 50S ribosomal protein L2 has protein sequence MGKRLISQRRGRGTSTYRSASHRFKGKIEYRSYDSLEKEGSLKGKVIDIMHDPGRSAPVAMVKFENGEKKLILAPESIQINDDIACGISAPISPGNSLPIGEIPEGTPLYNIENRPGDGGKFVRSSGTYASLITHDVDKAVIELPSGELKAFNPQCRATIGVVAGGGRREKPFLKAGNRYHALNAKGKKCVSVRGVAMNAVDHPHGGGNRQHPGRPTTISRHAPPGRKVGSIAARRTGKRR, from the coding sequence ATGGGAAAACGTTTGATTTCACAAAGGAGGGGAAGGGGAACCTCTACTTATAGAAGTGCTTCTCACCGTTTTAAAGGAAAGATAGAATATCGTTCCTATGACTCATTGGAAAAAGAAGGTAGCTTAAAGGGAAAGGTTATTGATATTATGCATGATCCTGGAAGAAGCGCCCCTGTTGCAATGGTCAAATTCGAAAATGGAGAAAAGAAACTTATTTTAGCCCCAGAAAGCATTCAAATTAATGATGATATTGCCTGTGGAATTTCTGCCCCTATTAGTCCGGGTAATTCCTTACCAATAGGTGAAATTCCTGAAGGTACTCCCCTATATAATATTGAAAACAGGCCAGGAGACGGTGGCAAATTTGTCCGGTCTTCTGGAACTTACGCTTCTTTGATCACTCATGACGTTGATAAAGCCGTCATTGAACTCCCATCCGGTGAATTAAAAGCATTTAATCCTCAGTGCAGGGCCACTATAGGCGTTGTAGCTGGTGGCGGAAGAAGGGAAAAACCATTCCTTAAAGCAGGTAATAGATACCATGCTCTCAATGCTAAGGGTAAGAAATGTGTTAGTGTTAGAGGAGTGGCTATGAACGCAGTTGATCACCCACACGGTGGTGGAAACAGACAGCATCCTGGACGACCTACTACTATATCCAGACATGCTCCACCAGGAAGAAAGGTTGGTTCAATTGCTGCCCGAAGAACAGGGAAGAGGAGATAA
- the rpsS gene encoding 30S ribosomal protein S19 gives MARKVFKYRGYTLEELQEMPLDNVIQIFPSRQRRSLKKGFLPRQKKVLERIRKLKKEENKGGRPQIIKTHCRDMIVLPEMVGITFGIYNGKEFVQVEIQPEMIGCYFGEFAPTRQKVQHGDPGMGATRSSMFVPLK, from the coding sequence TTGGCACGTAAAGTATTTAAGTATCGTGGTTATACCTTGGAAGAATTACAGGAAATGCCCCTGGATAATGTTATACAAATATTCCCTTCCAGGCAAAGAAGATCCCTGAAAAAGGGTTTTTTACCAAGGCAAAAAAAGGTACTGGAAAGAATTAGAAAATTAAAGAAAGAAGAAAATAAGGGCGGAAGACCCCAAATTATTAAAACTCACTGCAGGGACATGATCGTCCTTCCTGAAATGGTAGGAATTACCTTTGGAATTTATAATGGTAAAGAATTTGTCCAAGTAGAAATCCAACCGGAAATGATTGGATGCTACTTTGGAGAATTTGCACCTACTAGACAGAAAGTTCAGCACGGAGACCCAGGAATGGGAGCTACCAGATCATCTATGTTCGTACCTCTTAAATAA
- the rplV gene encoding 50S ribosomal protein L22, with protein MAKIKYAYNEDDKAKTAKSVGRSLKISPKHAVELCRELRGKNLESAKTYLEDVIQMNRAVPFKRHNKKVGHRKGLTGWPSGRYPVKAATQILKVLENAEANAEYKGLDTENMKIVHISSHRGFVMKGWTPRAFGRASPFNTPTTHLQIVLGEA; from the coding sequence ATGGCTAAAATTAAATACGCTTATAACGAGGACGATAAGGCAAAAACTGCAAAATCTGTTGGGAGATCACTTAAGATATCTCCTAAACACGCTGTAGAACTTTGCCGTGAACTAAGAGGAAAAAATCTGGAAAGTGCTAAAACTTACTTGGAAGACGTAATTCAAATGAACAGAGCTGTTCCTTTCAAAAGACATAACAAAAAAGTTGGTCACAGAAAAGGATTAACTGGATGGCCTAGTGGTAGATACCCTGTAAAAGCAGCCACCCAAATATTAAAAGTTCTAGAAAATGCTGAAGCAAATGCTGAATACAAAGGTTTAGACACAGAAAACATGAAAATTGTTCATATTTCTAGTCACAGAGGCTTTGTAATGAAGGGCTGGACTCCCCGAGCATTTGGAAGAGCAAGTCCATTTAACACACCAACTACTCACTTGCAGATAGTTCTAGGGGAGGCTTAG